From the Flavobacterium galactosidilyticum genome, one window contains:
- a CDS encoding DUF4302 domain-containing protein — protein MKIKQIINYLLVALLAIQLVSCDNKETLESPFNGTPTERLNAKEKELNDLLMSSELGWKAVYFTDNTQLGGFTHLFKFKDGKVDMASDFDNDTSIQSSEYDIILGSTVSLVFTTKNRIHLLSDSNSFPVASLRGKGYLGDFQFLYYGQENGEIIFRTSRSFKEVRFVKAKATDWTDLAQSRLMIPNVVGASTRPLFRLLEINDGTKISQFDFAFTSTSRFATSNSIETGSSVTNNIGIAYTPTGIIVSPPVKVGTQELSVFTFDAATGSFNAIGTGAVKATIRYSNQPLVLTDDYKILLPGTSQKAYAYIAANLATAPSNSLLCNSLLNAANAALPSTQKINRIQFTFNDPLNGSYIAYTFTGGKASIFHFVTVTEDPINKTLKLADDGWSAAPPAYITAIDKELLDPKGLYVKREKFTIAFSNTIYTFTSASSNFRLTTYAFQ, from the coding sequence ATGAAAATAAAACAAATTATTAATTATCTTTTGGTCGCTCTTTTAGCGATCCAATTGGTTTCTTGCGATAATAAAGAAACCTTAGAATCTCCATTTAATGGTACTCCTACTGAAAGATTAAACGCAAAGGAGAAAGAATTGAATGATCTGCTTATGTCATCTGAACTAGGCTGGAAAGCAGTTTACTTTACTGACAACACTCAACTTGGAGGATTTACACATCTTTTTAAATTTAAAGATGGAAAGGTTGATATGGCATCGGATTTTGATAACGATACCTCAATTCAATCAAGTGAATACGATATTATTTTAGGAAGCACTGTAAGTTTAGTATTTACCACTAAAAATAGGATCCACTTACTGTCAGATTCAAATAGCTTTCCAGTTGCCTCACTGCGAGGGAAAGGATACTTAGGTGATTTCCAATTTTTGTATTACGGACAAGAAAACGGCGAAATTATTTTTAGAACAAGCCGCAGCTTTAAAGAAGTACGATTTGTAAAAGCAAAAGCTACAGATTGGACAGATTTAGCTCAAAGTAGGTTAATGATTCCTAATGTTGTAGGCGCTTCAACAAGACCTTTATTTCGTTTACTAGAAATTAATGATGGAACAAAAATTAGTCAATTTGATTTTGCATTTACGTCAACTTCAAGATTTGCAACTTCAAATTCAATCGAAACAGGCTCTAGTGTAACTAATAATATCGGTATCGCTTACACACCTACGGGAATTATTGTAAGTCCTCCTGTCAAAGTAGGAACTCAAGAACTATCTGTCTTTACTTTTGACGCAGCTACAGGGAGCTTTAACGCAATTGGAACTGGAGCAGTTAAAGCAACAATTAGATATTCTAATCAACCATTAGTGCTAACAGATGACTATAAAATATTGTTACCTGGAACTTCACAAAAAGCATATGCATATATAGCAGCAAATTTAGCGACCGCGCCTTCCAATTCATTACTTTGTAATTCATTATTGAATGCGGCAAATGCAGCTTTGCCTAGCACACAAAAGATAAACAGAATTCAATTTACTTTTAACGACCCTCTAAATGGAAGCTATATCGCTTATACTTTTACTGGTGGAAAAGCATCTATATTCCATTTTGTAACTGTAACTGAAGATCCTATAAATAAGACACTAAAGCTTGCAGATGATGGTTGGTCAGCTGCACCGCCGGCATACATTACAGCAATCGATAAGGAATTATTAGATCCTAAAGGACTATATGTAAAGAGAGAAAAATTTACAATCGCATTTAGTAATACCATTTACACTTTCACTAGTGCGTCAAGCAATTTTCGATTAACCACTTACGCTTTTCAATAA
- the bshC gene encoding bacillithiol biosynthesis cysteine-adding enzyme BshC, translated as MPTDCITYQNSGYFSSLMNDYLDQKSNLNSLYHRFPKLENFEDQILEKQQNFNDVSRKTLVSVLQKQYANVETSVLTKHNIEALLLKNTFTVTTGHQLNLFSGPLYFLYKIISTINLTTELKAKYPANSFVPIYWMATEDHDFEEINYFNFKGKKFRWNTESTGPVGRLSTKGLEDFFEVYALELGSSTNAQAVKKMFADAYLNHDNLADATRYLANALFGTYGLVIIDADNSDLKHAFIPYVKEELLHQTSHKLVLETAEKLKEYTVQVNPREINLFYIDDNLRERIIFENDKFKVNHANIEFSETEILKLLENHPEKFSPNVIMRPLYQEVILPNLCYIGGGGEIAYWLELKSFFDAANVTFPILLLRNSVLLATEKQVKKADKLDLTWSDLFSKQDSLINKKTKVLSEFTIDLNNLKMQLKEQFENLYKIASQTDESFIGAVKAQEAKQNKGLENLEKRLLRAQKRKLSDILNRICELQNELFPNQSLQERQANFSEFYLENGESLIPMIINQLKPLENKFDVITL; from the coding sequence ATGCCAACTGACTGTATCACCTATCAAAATTCAGGATATTTCTCTTCCTTGATGAACGATTATTTAGATCAAAAAAGTAATTTAAACTCTTTATACCATAGATTTCCAAAGCTTGAAAATTTTGAAGATCAAATCTTAGAAAAGCAGCAAAATTTCAATGATGTTTCACGAAAAACCTTAGTTTCTGTTTTACAAAAACAATATGCAAATGTTGAAACTTCTGTTTTAACGAAACACAACATAGAAGCTTTATTACTTAAAAATACCTTTACAGTAACAACTGGACATCAATTAAATTTATTTAGTGGTCCCTTGTATTTCTTGTACAAGATTATTTCGACGATTAATTTAACTACAGAACTAAAAGCAAAGTATCCCGCCAATAGCTTTGTTCCCATTTACTGGATGGCAACCGAAGACCATGATTTTGAAGAGATTAATTATTTCAATTTTAAAGGAAAAAAATTCAGATGGAATACAGAAAGTACTGGACCCGTTGGTCGATTATCAACTAAAGGTTTAGAAGATTTTTTTGAAGTCTATGCACTTGAATTAGGTTCTAGTACAAATGCTCAGGCCGTCAAAAAAATGTTTGCGGATGCTTATCTAAACCATGATAATCTAGCAGATGCAACGAGGTATTTAGCCAATGCATTATTCGGAACGTATGGTCTTGTAATTATTGATGCAGACAATTCCGACTTGAAACACGCTTTTATTCCTTACGTAAAAGAAGAATTACTACATCAAACTTCTCATAAATTAGTATTAGAAACTGCTGAAAAATTAAAAGAATACACGGTTCAAGTAAATCCTCGCGAAATCAATTTGTTTTATATCGACGACAATCTACGGGAACGTATTATTTTCGAAAATGATAAATTCAAAGTAAACCACGCTAACATTGAATTTTCTGAAACTGAAATCTTAAAATTACTAGAGAATCACCCTGAGAAGTTCAGTCCAAATGTAATCATGCGTCCTTTGTATCAAGAAGTGATTTTACCTAACTTATGCTACATTGGTGGAGGTGGAGAAATTGCGTATTGGCTAGAACTAAAATCATTCTTTGATGCTGCTAACGTTACGTTTCCAATACTGCTATTGCGAAATTCAGTACTGCTAGCAACCGAAAAACAAGTAAAAAAAGCAGATAAACTTGATTTGACGTGGAGTGATTTATTTTCCAAACAAGATAGTTTAATCAACAAAAAAACAAAAGTACTATCGGAATTTACAATTGATTTGAATAATTTAAAAATGCAGTTGAAAGAGCAATTTGAAAATCTTTACAAAATAGCTTCTCAAACAGATGAGTCATTTATTGGAGCAGTTAAAGCACAAGAAGCAAAACAAAATAAGGGCTTAGAAAATCTCGAAAAACGTTTACTTAGAGCCCAGAAAAGGAAACTGAGCGATATATTAAATCGCATCTGCGAGTTGCAAAATGAGTTGTTTCCCAATCAAAGTTTACAAGAACGTCAGGCCAATTTTTCCGAATTTTATTTAGAAAACGGCGAAAGTCTGATTCCGATGATTATCAACCAATTGAAACCATTAGAAAATAAATTTGATGTAATTACACTATAA
- a CDS encoding DUF4295 domain-containing protein: MAKKTVASLQTASKRLSKAIKMVKSPKTGAYTFVESIMSPESVDEFLKKK; this comes from the coding sequence ATGGCAAAAAAAACCGTAGCATCGTTACAAACAGCTTCAAAGAGATTATCAAAAGCCATCAAAATGGTAAAATCTCCTAAAACAGGTGCATATACATTCGTAGAATCTATTATGTCTCCAGAATCAGTTGATGAATTCTTGAAAAAGAAATAA
- a CDS encoding RagB/SusD family nutrient uptake outer membrane protein has product MLANSDDLSSQPDGKLRNIAGYNLLDTTTRFNIYSQASENSNLLVVSTSSVYNRTIRSNRFGLTGAERNTVFGAATNLFNKTWLYSSFSSNGSITIFLPKFVEYFKYTNANAGIGLPYVTNVLLSNEELFLNKIEAHIMKNELNLANAEMEYFFSTRTTGYNATTDKVTEAKIVAKYPVITDEYTPFYSLTPVQASYIKAVAELRRIEFIHEGLRWFDIKRFNLKVTHKIYNKPNNVLEKDDLRRAIQIPFYVTDTGVEKNPR; this is encoded by the coding sequence GTGTTAGCAAATTCAGATGACTTAAGCAGTCAACCGGATGGTAAATTAAGAAACATTGCAGGGTATAATTTACTTGATACTACAACACGTTTCAATATTTACTCGCAAGCTTCTGAAAACTCTAATTTATTGGTAGTTTCAACTTCTTCAGTATACAACAGAACGATACGAAGTAATCGTTTTGGCTTAACAGGTGCAGAAAGAAATACAGTTTTTGGTGCAGCAACTAATTTATTTAATAAAACATGGTTGTATAGCAGTTTTTCAAGTAATGGATCTATCACTATATTTTTACCGAAATTTGTAGAATATTTCAAATATACTAACGCTAATGCAGGTATCGGTCTTCCGTATGTAACAAACGTTTTACTTAGTAATGAAGAATTGTTTCTAAACAAAATTGAAGCTCATATCATGAAAAACGAGTTAAATTTAGCAAATGCTGAAATGGAATACTTCTTTTCTACTCGTACGACCGGTTATAATGCAACGACTGATAAGGTAACAGAAGCAAAAATTGTTGCTAAGTATCCAGTAATAACTGACGAATATACTCCTTTCTACAGCCTGACACCAGTACAAGCGTCTTATATTAAAGCAGTTGCTGAGTTAAGAAGAATTGAGTTCATACATGAAGGTTTAAGATGGTTTGACATCAAACGTTTCAATTTAAAAGTAACTCATAAGATTTATAACAAACCAAATAACGTATTGGAAAAGGACGATTTGCGAAGAGCAATTCAAATACCTTTTTATGTTACTGATACAGGAGTTGAAAAAAATCCACGTTAA
- a CDS encoding RagB/SusD family nutrient uptake outer membrane protein produces the protein MKKLKLILSLLVLIGITTSCDDFLSEVPDNRTQLDTPEKISEILVNAYPDASYMDFAETMSDNAFDSENLTGTTTKNSQNYNWEELDDVQRDTPSFYWDACYTAIAHANQALEAIEKLGNPANLKAQRGEALMARAYSHFMLVSVFSQRYNPATAKTDLGIPYILEPETVLLKKYTRNTVEEVYTNLEKDIELGLQLVGDDYNQPKFHFNKAAAKAFASRFYLV, from the coding sequence ATGAAAAAATTAAAATTAATCCTATCGTTACTTGTTCTTATAGGAATCACCACCAGTTGTGATGACTTCCTATCTGAGGTACCAGATAATAGAACTCAACTAGACACGCCAGAAAAAATTTCTGAAATTTTAGTAAATGCATATCCTGACGCTAGTTATATGGATTTTGCTGAAACTATGTCAGACAATGCATTTGATAGTGAAAATCTAACAGGAACAACAACAAAAAATAGCCAAAATTACAATTGGGAGGAACTAGATGATGTGCAAAGAGATACTCCTTCTTTCTATTGGGACGCTTGTTACACTGCAATAGCTCACGCTAATCAAGCCCTAGAAGCTATCGAGAAATTGGGCAATCCTGCAAACTTAAAAGCACAAAGAGGAGAAGCCTTAATGGCTAGAGCTTATTCTCACTTTATGCTAGTAAGTGTTTTTTCACAAAGATATAATCCTGCAACTGCGAAAACAGATTTAGGAATTCCTTACATCTTAGAGCCAGAAACTGTATTGCTAAAAAAATATACTCGTAATACTGTTGAAGAAGTATATACTAATCTTGAAAAAGATATCGAGCTAGGTTTGCAATTAGTAGGTGATGATTATAACCAACCGAAATTTCACTTCAATAAAGCAGCTGCAAAAGCATTCGCTAGCCGTTTCTACCTTGTGTAA
- a CDS encoding DUF721 domain-containing protein, producing MAKRLNNQSTIGDVLKQIIQVNKLQPGMDQIDVKDAWRNLMGNGVNSYTNNVVLKGSTLYVELTSSVLREELSHGKSKIVSMINEELRRDVVKDVVLR from the coding sequence ATGGCAAAACGACTAAATAATCAGAGTACGATAGGGGATGTTTTGAAGCAAATCATTCAAGTGAATAAATTGCAACCCGGAATGGATCAAATTGATGTTAAAGATGCTTGGAGAAATTTGATGGGCAATGGGGTGAATAGTTATACTAATAATGTGGTTTTGAAAGGAAGTACATTATATGTTGAGTTGACTTCCTCAGTGCTAAGAGAGGAATTAAGTCATGGAAAATCTAAAATTGTTTCCATGATTAATGAAGAATTAAGAAGAGATGTGGTGAAGGATGTGGTGTTGAGATGA
- the rpmG gene encoding 50S ribosomal protein L33 produces the protein MAKKGNRIQVILECTEHKTTGVAGTSRYITTKNKKNTPDRLEIKKFNPILKRVTVHKEIK, from the coding sequence ATGGCAAAGAAAGGTAATAGAATCCAGGTAATTTTAGAATGTACTGAGCACAAGACTACAGGTGTTGCGGGAACTTCAAGATACATCACTACTAAGAACAAAAAAAACACACCAGATAGATTAGAGATTAAAAAATTTAATCCAATCTTGAAACGTGTAACAGTTCACAAAGAAATTAAATAA
- a CDS encoding lipocalin family protein: MKKTFGILFISLLFVACKQKIQPADIAKINGYWEIEKVTFDKGEDKDYKMNESYDYFEIKASKGIRKKVMPQLDGTFLVNDTFENVAVRFADDKVFLEYETPYMKWSEELIALSAEELVLLNKEKKEYHYKRATPINILGDGKTTK; encoded by the coding sequence ATGAAAAAAACTTTTGGAATTTTATTTATCTCATTACTATTTGTTGCTTGCAAGCAAAAGATACAACCAGCCGATATTGCTAAAATAAATGGATATTGGGAGATTGAGAAAGTTACGTTTGATAAAGGTGAGGACAAGGATTATAAGATGAATGAGAGTTATGATTATTTTGAAATTAAAGCTAGTAAAGGGATTCGGAAAAAGGTGATGCCGCAATTAGATGGGACTTTTTTAGTGAATGATACGTTTGAAAATGTTGCGGTACGATTTGCAGATGATAAAGTATTCTTAGAGTATGAAACACCATATATGAAATGGAGTGAGGAATTAATTGCTTTGTCAGCAGAAGAATTAGTTTTGTTGAACAAAGAAAAAAAAGAATATCATTACAAGAGAGCAACACCAATAAATATACTAGGCGATGGCAAAACGACTAAATAA
- the ftsY gene encoding signal recognition particle-docking protein FtsY translates to MSFFKRIFSSEKKETLDKGLEKSKTNFFSKLTKAVAGKSKVDDEVLDNLEEILVASDVGVNTTLKIITRIENRVASDKYLGIEELNQILREEIASLLSETNSGEATEFVIPVRTKPYVLMVVGVNGVGKTTTIGKLAYQFKKSGYKVVLGAADTFRAAAIDQLQIWADRVDVPIVRQNMGSDPASVAFDTLQSAVAQGADVVIIDTAGRLHNKVNLMNELTKVKRVMQKVVADAPHDVLLVLDGSTGQNAFEQAKQFTAATEVTCLAVTKLDGTAKGGVVIGISDQFQIPVKYIGVGEGIEDLQVFNKYEFVDSFFK, encoded by the coding sequence ATGAGTTTTTTTAAAAGAATATTTTCATCAGAGAAAAAAGAGACACTAGACAAAGGTCTTGAAAAATCAAAAACAAATTTCTTTTCGAAGTTAACTAAAGCGGTTGCTGGAAAGTCAAAAGTGGATGATGAAGTCCTAGATAATTTAGAGGAAATCTTAGTTGCCTCTGATGTTGGTGTGAATACAACCTTAAAAATTATTACTCGAATAGAAAATCGAGTAGCTTCAGATAAATATCTTGGAATTGAAGAGCTTAATCAAATTCTTAGAGAAGAAATTGCAAGTTTATTATCTGAAACAAACTCGGGTGAAGCAACCGAATTTGTAATTCCAGTTCGAACAAAACCTTATGTTTTGATGGTAGTTGGTGTAAACGGTGTTGGTAAAACAACGACTATCGGGAAATTAGCGTATCAATTCAAAAAATCAGGATACAAAGTGGTTCTTGGTGCAGCAGATACTTTTCGTGCAGCAGCTATCGATCAATTGCAAATATGGGCTGATAGAGTTGATGTTCCTATTGTAAGACAGAATATGGGAAGTGATCCTGCTTCTGTCGCTTTTGATACCTTACAATCTGCCGTAGCACAAGGTGCTGATGTTGTTATTATTGATACAGCAGGGCGTTTGCATAATAAAGTGAATTTAATGAATGAATTGACTAAGGTGAAGCGTGTAATGCAAAAAGTGGTTGCCGATGCGCCACATGATGTTTTATTAGTTTTAGATGGCTCCACCGGTCAAAATGCTTTTGAACAAGCAAAGCAGTTTACAGCAGCGACAGAAGTTACTTGTTTAGCGGTTACTAAGCTAGACGGAACTGCAAAAGGTGGTGTAGTAATAGGAATTTCGGATCAATTTCAAATTCCTGTAAAATATATTGGTGTAGGAGAGGGAATTGAAGATTTACAAGTCTTTAATAAATATGAATTTGTGGATTCTTTCTTTAAATAA
- a CDS encoding CinA family nicotinamide mononucleotide deamidase-related protein: MKATIVTIGDEILIGQIVDTNSGFIAKSLDKIGVEVSEMISISDDKNHILETFAKLQNKVDLVIVTGGLGPTKDDVTKKTFCDYFEDELVVDQRVLVHVTQLIEGFYKRAITQMNKDQALVPSKCTVLHNEVGTAPGMWMKKENTVFISLPGVPFEMKYLVENEIIPKVVVEYERPYIIHRTILTYGQGESLVAERIEDWENNLPEFIKLAYLPALGRVRLRLSARGTDKKILEEALEENIKSLDAIIHDIIVGFDEDETIEFGIGKMLKKQNKTLSTAESCTGGMIAQVLTSVSGSSQYFKGAVVSYATEAKIAVLGIPESLINEYSVVSKEVVSAMALNIKEIMKTDYAIATTGNAGPSKGDSDAEIGTVFIAIATPVDIIVEEFNFGQPREKVIDRAVFKSLELLQKEILKNV, from the coding sequence ATGAAAGCAACCATAGTTACTATAGGAGACGAAATTTTAATTGGTCAGATTGTAGATACAAATTCTGGTTTTATTGCCAAATCATTAGATAAAATTGGAGTTGAAGTCAGCGAAATGATTTCAATAAGCGACGATAAAAATCACATTTTAGAGACGTTTGCAAAGCTTCAAAATAAGGTGGATTTAGTTATTGTTACCGGTGGCTTAGGTCCTACAAAAGATGATGTGACTAAAAAAACATTTTGTGATTATTTTGAGGATGAATTAGTAGTGGATCAAAGGGTACTTGTTCATGTTACGCAACTTATTGAAGGTTTTTATAAGCGTGCCATTACTCAAATGAATAAAGATCAAGCTCTGGTTCCTTCAAAATGTACTGTACTTCATAATGAAGTGGGTACGGCGCCAGGAATGTGGATGAAAAAGGAAAATACCGTATTTATTTCGCTTCCTGGAGTCCCTTTTGAAATGAAATATTTGGTAGAAAATGAAATTATACCAAAGGTAGTTGTGGAGTACGAGCGACCTTATATTATTCATAGAACAATTCTAACGTACGGTCAAGGAGAAAGCCTTGTAGCGGAACGTATTGAAGACTGGGAGAACAATCTGCCAGAATTTATAAAATTAGCGTACTTACCAGCTTTAGGAAGAGTGCGTTTGCGACTTTCAGCTCGAGGTACTGATAAAAAAATATTAGAAGAAGCGCTTGAGGAAAATATAAAATCATTGGATGCTATTATTCACGATATAATCGTTGGTTTTGATGAGGATGAAACAATTGAGTTTGGCATTGGTAAAATGCTGAAAAAGCAAAATAAAACGCTTTCGACTGCTGAAAGTTGCACTGGAGGAATGATAGCTCAAGTTTTAACATCTGTTTCGGGATCTTCTCAGTATTTTAAAGGCGCTGTAGTTTCGTATGCAACTGAGGCTAAGATTGCTGTTTTGGGCATACCGGAAAGTTTGATAAATGAATATTCTGTGGTTAGTAAGGAGGTAGTTTCGGCGATGGCTTTGAATATAAAAGAGATTATGAAGACTGATTATGCAATTGCAACAACAGGAAATGCTGGTCCCTCAAAAGGCGATTCTGATGCGGAAATTGGAACTGTTTTTATTGCAATAGCTACGCCTGTTGATATAATTGTGGAAGAATTTAATTTTGGTCAACCACGTGAAAAAGTGATAGATAGGGCGGTATTTAAAAGTTTAGAGCTTCTGCAAAAAGAAATTTTAAAAAATGTGTAA
- the rpmB gene encoding 50S ribosomal protein L28: MSRVCDLTGKRAMVGNNVSHAMNKTKRKFSVNLVKKRFYLPEEDRWITLRVAASTVKTINKNGIAAVLKKAQAQGFIK; encoded by the coding sequence ATGTCAAGAGTTTGCGACCTTACAGGTAAAAGAGCGATGGTAGGAAACAACGTTTCTCACGCCATGAATAAAACTAAGAGAAAATTTTCTGTTAACTTAGTTAAAAAGCGTTTTTATCTTCCAGAAGAAGACAGATGGATTACTCTAAGAGTAGCTGCATCTACGGTAAAAACAATTAATAAAAATGGAATTGCTGCAGTTTTGAAAAAAGCTCAAGCGCAAGGATTTATCAAATAA
- a CDS encoding nucleoside-diphosphate kinase, translated as MATNRTFTMIKPDAVANGHIGNILAMITNAGFKIVSLKLTQLTIADAQAFYEVHAARPFYGELVEFMSRGPIVAAILEKDNAVEDFRTLIGATNPAEAAEGTIRKAYATSIGENAVHGSDSDENAAIEGAFHFAGREQF; from the coding sequence ATGGCTACTAATAGAACTTTTACAATGATTAAGCCTGATGCTGTTGCTAACGGACACATCGGAAACATTCTTGCAATGATTACTAATGCAGGTTTCAAAATCGTTTCTTTGAAATTAACTCAATTAACTATTGCTGACGCACAAGCTTTTTACGAAGTTCACGCTGCAAGACCTTTCTACGGAGAATTAGTTGAATTTATGTCAAGAGGACCAATCGTTGCTGCTATCTTAGAAAAAGATAACGCTGTTGAAGATTTCAGAACTTTAATTGGTGCTACTAACCCAGCTGAAGCAGCTGAAGGAACTATCCGTAAAGCATACGCAACTTCTATTGGAGAAAATGCAGTTCACGGTTCTGATAGCGATGAAAATGCAGCTATCGAAGGTGCTTTCCATTTTGCTGGAAGAGAGCAGTTCTAG
- a CDS encoding zinc-binding metallopeptidase, translating to MKILNKYKKLALLSAVVLLGSCTGDEPLKDSQLDLSTPPKTALDNWIDTNYLLPYNINVQYKWNPNAVDNNRFLYPPIQAKVQPVLEIVQKIWLESYKAVAGPNFVKNIAPREFVLVGGVNLNTTGTITLGLAEGGKRITFFETDNVDKKNRANIKRFLRTIQHEYIHILNQTKPFDEKSMATITPTGYSSAWYNTSDAVALEEGFLTAYAKSNINEDFAETAATILVSSKAEYAAILAAIVSPAARASIKSKEAIVVKYYKDAFNIDLYKLRDEAEKNTNDVINN from the coding sequence ATGAAAATATTAAATAAATACAAAAAATTAGCACTGCTATCTGCAGTCGTACTTTTAGGTTCTTGCACAGGAGATGAACCACTTAAAGATAGTCAGTTAGATTTATCAACTCCACCTAAAACAGCTTTAGACAACTGGATTGATACTAACTATTTACTTCCGTACAACATCAATGTACAGTATAAATGGAACCCAAATGCGGTGGATAATAATAGATTTCTATACCCTCCAATACAAGCCAAAGTTCAACCAGTTCTTGAAATTGTACAAAAAATTTGGTTAGAAAGTTACAAAGCTGTAGCAGGACCTAATTTTGTTAAAAATATTGCACCTAGAGAATTTGTACTTGTAGGTGGTGTAAATCTAAACACAACAGGAACTATAACCTTAGGATTAGCCGAAGGAGGTAAAAGGATAACATTTTTTGAAACGGATAACGTGGACAAAAAAAATCGTGCGAACATCAAACGTTTTCTTAGAACGATTCAGCACGAGTACATTCACATCCTTAATCAGACAAAACCGTTTGATGAGAAATCGATGGCTACAATTACCCCAACTGGATACTCATCTGCTTGGTATAACACATCTGATGCGGTTGCACTTGAAGAAGGTTTTTTGACAGCATATGCGAAATCAAATATTAATGAAGACTTTGCAGAAACTGCAGCAACTATACTAGTAAGTTCAAAAGCGGAATATGCAGCTATTTTAGCAGCTATTGTAAGCCCTGCAGCACGTGCAAGTATAAAAAGCAAGGAGGCAATAGTTGTAAAATATTACAAAGATGCTTTCAACATCGACTTATACAAACTAAGAGATGAAGCTGAAAAGAATACTAATGATGTAATTAACAATTAA